From the genome of Ictalurus furcatus strain D&B chromosome 4, Billie_1.0, whole genome shotgun sequence, one region includes:
- the zgc:153031 gene encoding zgc:153031, with amino-acid sequence MKPRNEVQKPIRLMAAACRNMGIGKDGRLPWNLPTEFQFFLNTITAVCKSGKKNLIIWGKYSWFSCPESVFPLANSLHVVLSKKLMSVPKRAHYVCEDFVSAVKLASHPPLNDLIETIWILGGTQVYKEALEHPWCDLIYLTDIMADFDCNVFFPSFDQNFYRKQNKFPGVPNEIQEENGIKFRFQVFMKES; translated from the exons ATGAAGCCGAGGAATGAAGTACAGAAGCCGATTCGGTTGATGGCGGCAGCGTGCAGAAATATGGGAATAGGCAAGGACGGTCGCCTTCCGTGGAATCTTCC GACAGAGTTTCAGTTCTTTTTGAATACCATCACAGCTGTGTGTAAATCAG GAAAGAAGAACCTGATCATATGGGGTAAATACAGCTGGTTCTCCTGCCCAGAGAGTGTTTTCCCCCTGGCCAACAGTCTCCATGTGGTTCTGAGCAAAAAGCTGAT GTCTGTCCCAAAGCGTGCTCACTACGTGTGTGAGGACTTTGTCAGTGCCGTTAAATTGGCCTCTCATCCTCCTCTTAATGATCTTATAGAAACCATCTGGATCTTAGGAGGAACGCAGGTGTACAAG GAAGCTCTGGAGCACCCTTGGTGTGACCTCATCTACCTCACTGACATCATGGCTGACTTtgactgtaatgtttttttcccaaGTTTTGACCAAAATTTTTACAGGAAACAAAATAA gTTCCCTGGTGTGCCAAATGAGATTCAAGAAGAAAATGGAATCAAATTTCGATTTCAAGTCTTCATGAAAGAAAGCTGA
- the mterf2 gene encoding transcription termination factor 2, mitochondrial isoform X1 yields MFACPTGSKNTSVTCADMLRSFTVSLMFSWRVQLLPSMHCSSIRQPENTSAIDALYNLSVNISKIRKLKGWVLYQSPVYVTETVTMLRTLGAKDPLIAQVLEHHPEAILCPPEHLEVQKELWMSICASHSDLVGIIEKFPASFFTPPCYIDHQKANIVLFQNLGLNKRVIAKLMASAPQNFRRPAEQNKEMVHALQNAYLDLGGNETSMKVWLQKLLIQNPYVLMKSPETMGNNLKFLQERGFTSSELLQLLSKLKGFVTELHPESMGLTLCYLLETLSCSDAELRQVMLQCPALLYYSAHILTDRFKCLLSAGISQQQIIQTPTVLELTTQIVQYRIQKLHSYGHDIKTGSLELLNGTKKDFEMSCGKLLLRRERPQFNPVAPLRTDE; encoded by the coding sequence ATGTTTGCATGTCCCACAGGTAGCAAAAACACATCTGTGACATGTGCAGACATGCTGCGCTCTTTCACAGTGTCCCTGATGTTTTCCTGGCGGGTCCAACTGCTCCCCAGCATGCATTGCTCGTCCATCAGGCAGCCTGAGAACACATCTGCCATTGATGCACTTTACAACCTGTCAGTCAACATCTCAAAGATCCGTAAGCTCAAGGGCTGGGTGTTGTACCAAAGCCCAGTTTATGTGACGGAGACTGTGACAATGCTGAGAACCTTGGGAGCCAAAGACCCGCTGATCGCGCAAGTGCTTGAACACCACCCAGAGGCAATCCTCTGCCCACCTGAACATTTGGAGGTTCAAAAGGAACTGTGGATGTCCATCTGTGCCAGCCACAGTGATCTAGTTGGGATCATTGAAAAGTTCCCAGCCTCATTTTTCACCCCACCATGCTATATTGACCACCAAAAGGCCAACATCGTGCTCTTCCAGAACCTGGGCCTTAATAAACGTGTCATTGCTAAGCTGATGGCGAGCGCCCCGCAGAACTTCAGAAGACCTGCAGAGCAGAACAAGGAGATGGTCCATGCCCTTCAAAATGCATACTTGGATCTAGGAGGAAATGAGACCAGTATGAAGGTCTGGCTACAGAAGCTGCTCATTCAGAACCCGTACGTGCTCATGAAGTCTCCAGAAACCATGGGAAATAACCTCAAGTTCCTGCAAGAACGGGGCTTCACGAGCAGTGAGCTCCTTCAGCTTCTCTCCAAACTTAAAGGTTTTGTCACAGAGCTTCACCCAGAATCAATGGGTCTTACTTTGTGTTACTTGCTGGAAACGCTGTCCTGCAGTGACGCCGAGCTTCGACAGGTCATGCTGCAGTGCCCAGCATTGCTGTACTACTCTGCACACATTTTGACAGATAGATTCAAATGCCTACTCAGTGCTGGAATTAGCCAGCAGCAGATCATACAGACACCCACAGTCCTGGAACTGACCACACAGATTGTTCAGTATCGCATTCAGAAGCTGCATTCTTATGGTCATGATATTAagacagggagcctggagctccTCAATGGCACTAAGAAAGACTTTGAAATGAGCTGTGGAAAATTGCTCCTGAGGCGAGAGCGTCCGCAATTTAACCCAGTAGCACCTCTAAGGACAGACGAGTGA
- the mterf2 gene encoding transcription termination factor 2, mitochondrial isoform X3 codes for MFSWRVQLLPSMHCSSIRQPENTSAIDALYNLSVNISKIRKLKGWVLYQSPVYVTETVTMLRTLGAKDPLIAQVLEHHPEAILCPPEHLEVQKELWMSICASHSDLVGIIEKFPASFFTPPCYIDHQKANIVLFQNLGLNKRVIAKLMASAPQNFRRPAEQNKEMVHALQNAYLDLGGNETSMKVWLQKLLIQNPYVLMKSPETMGNNLKFLQERGFTSSELLQLLSKLKGFVTELHPESMGLTLCYLLETLSCSDAELRQVMLQCPALLYYSAHILTDRFKCLLSAGISQQQIIQTPTVLELTTQIVQYRIQKLHSYGHDIKTGSLELLNGTKKDFEMSCGKLLLRRERPQFNPVAPLRTDE; via the coding sequence ATGTTTTCCTGGCGGGTCCAACTGCTCCCCAGCATGCATTGCTCGTCCATCAGGCAGCCTGAGAACACATCTGCCATTGATGCACTTTACAACCTGTCAGTCAACATCTCAAAGATCCGTAAGCTCAAGGGCTGGGTGTTGTACCAAAGCCCAGTTTATGTGACGGAGACTGTGACAATGCTGAGAACCTTGGGAGCCAAAGACCCGCTGATCGCGCAAGTGCTTGAACACCACCCAGAGGCAATCCTCTGCCCACCTGAACATTTGGAGGTTCAAAAGGAACTGTGGATGTCCATCTGTGCCAGCCACAGTGATCTAGTTGGGATCATTGAAAAGTTCCCAGCCTCATTTTTCACCCCACCATGCTATATTGACCACCAAAAGGCCAACATCGTGCTCTTCCAGAACCTGGGCCTTAATAAACGTGTCATTGCTAAGCTGATGGCGAGCGCCCCGCAGAACTTCAGAAGACCTGCAGAGCAGAACAAGGAGATGGTCCATGCCCTTCAAAATGCATACTTGGATCTAGGAGGAAATGAGACCAGTATGAAGGTCTGGCTACAGAAGCTGCTCATTCAGAACCCGTACGTGCTCATGAAGTCTCCAGAAACCATGGGAAATAACCTCAAGTTCCTGCAAGAACGGGGCTTCACGAGCAGTGAGCTCCTTCAGCTTCTCTCCAAACTTAAAGGTTTTGTCACAGAGCTTCACCCAGAATCAATGGGTCTTACTTTGTGTTACTTGCTGGAAACGCTGTCCTGCAGTGACGCCGAGCTTCGACAGGTCATGCTGCAGTGCCCAGCATTGCTGTACTACTCTGCACACATTTTGACAGATAGATTCAAATGCCTACTCAGTGCTGGAATTAGCCAGCAGCAGATCATACAGACACCCACAGTCCTGGAACTGACCACACAGATTGTTCAGTATCGCATTCAGAAGCTGCATTCTTATGGTCATGATATTAagacagggagcctggagctccTCAATGGCACTAAGAAAGACTTTGAAATGAGCTGTGGAAAATTGCTCCTGAGGCGAGAGCGTCCGCAATTTAACCCAGTAGCACCTCTAAGGACAGACGAGTGA
- the mterf2 gene encoding transcription termination factor 2, mitochondrial isoform X2, translating into MLRSFTVSLMFSWRVQLLPSMHCSSIRQPENTSAIDALYNLSVNISKIRKLKGWVLYQSPVYVTETVTMLRTLGAKDPLIAQVLEHHPEAILCPPEHLEVQKELWMSICASHSDLVGIIEKFPASFFTPPCYIDHQKANIVLFQNLGLNKRVIAKLMASAPQNFRRPAEQNKEMVHALQNAYLDLGGNETSMKVWLQKLLIQNPYVLMKSPETMGNNLKFLQERGFTSSELLQLLSKLKGFVTELHPESMGLTLCYLLETLSCSDAELRQVMLQCPALLYYSAHILTDRFKCLLSAGISQQQIIQTPTVLELTTQIVQYRIQKLHSYGHDIKTGSLELLNGTKKDFEMSCGKLLLRRERPQFNPVAPLRTDE; encoded by the coding sequence ATGCTGCGCTCTTTCACAGTGTCCCTGATGTTTTCCTGGCGGGTCCAACTGCTCCCCAGCATGCATTGCTCGTCCATCAGGCAGCCTGAGAACACATCTGCCATTGATGCACTTTACAACCTGTCAGTCAACATCTCAAAGATCCGTAAGCTCAAGGGCTGGGTGTTGTACCAAAGCCCAGTTTATGTGACGGAGACTGTGACAATGCTGAGAACCTTGGGAGCCAAAGACCCGCTGATCGCGCAAGTGCTTGAACACCACCCAGAGGCAATCCTCTGCCCACCTGAACATTTGGAGGTTCAAAAGGAACTGTGGATGTCCATCTGTGCCAGCCACAGTGATCTAGTTGGGATCATTGAAAAGTTCCCAGCCTCATTTTTCACCCCACCATGCTATATTGACCACCAAAAGGCCAACATCGTGCTCTTCCAGAACCTGGGCCTTAATAAACGTGTCATTGCTAAGCTGATGGCGAGCGCCCCGCAGAACTTCAGAAGACCTGCAGAGCAGAACAAGGAGATGGTCCATGCCCTTCAAAATGCATACTTGGATCTAGGAGGAAATGAGACCAGTATGAAGGTCTGGCTACAGAAGCTGCTCATTCAGAACCCGTACGTGCTCATGAAGTCTCCAGAAACCATGGGAAATAACCTCAAGTTCCTGCAAGAACGGGGCTTCACGAGCAGTGAGCTCCTTCAGCTTCTCTCCAAACTTAAAGGTTTTGTCACAGAGCTTCACCCAGAATCAATGGGTCTTACTTTGTGTTACTTGCTGGAAACGCTGTCCTGCAGTGACGCCGAGCTTCGACAGGTCATGCTGCAGTGCCCAGCATTGCTGTACTACTCTGCACACATTTTGACAGATAGATTCAAATGCCTACTCAGTGCTGGAATTAGCCAGCAGCAGATCATACAGACACCCACAGTCCTGGAACTGACCACACAGATTGTTCAGTATCGCATTCAGAAGCTGCATTCTTATGGTCATGATATTAagacagggagcctggagctccTCAATGGCACTAAGAAAGACTTTGAAATGAGCTGTGGAAAATTGCTCCTGAGGCGAGAGCGTCCGCAATTTAACCCAGTAGCACCTCTAAGGACAGACGAGTGA